A stretch of DNA from Flavobacterium lipolyticum:
TAAGAGAAAACCGGCCGAATTCAGGGCGCTGTTTATAGGCTTAAATGCTAAAGTTGAAGCCTTAGAGAAAATGGTTAGAAATAGTGCTTTTGAGGTTTTTGATGAGGAGTCTCAGCTCAAACACTATTATATATCGAAAAATATGCTACTATAAAATAACGATTATGGAACTTATCAATACAATAGAAATGACGAAACCTTTGCATGAAATAATTTTAGAGTTATTTTATTTTGAAAGCAAAGGGAAACCGTGTGAGTTTACAAAAAAAGAAATTTTGTGGAGGCTTAAAAATCCCAGTATTACAGAATATCAGATAGAAGAAGTACTCAATTGGATGGTGCATCATAAAAAACTAAACGAGAATTTAGGTTTGTACAGCCTCGATCGTTTTGAACTAATTGATTTAGAAGAAAAATTTAAAACCGAAAGATTGCACAAAGAAAAAAAACAAGAGCCTATTTTTTTTACGAATTACAGTACAATAAACAATATACACAATGCCGCAAAACCTAAAGCGCTTGAAATATTTATTCAGTACATACTGCCTACGTTTTTGCTTTCTTATATTGTGTTTATTTTTTTCTTAGTAAACAAGTTAAATGACAGTTTTGCCGTAAACAATAATAAAATTGAAGACGTTAGCGAGCTGACACTAAAAGAACCTAAAACGGGAGTGATTAGAAAAAAAAGAGCACTGTCTGACAAAGAAGTAA
This window harbors:
- a CDS encoding DUF5457 domain-containing protein — encoded protein: MELINTIEMTKPLHEIILELFYFESKGKPCEFTKKEILWRLKNPSITEYQIEEVLNWMVHHKKLNENLGLYSLDRFELIDLEEKFKTERLHKEKKQEPIFFTNYSTINNIHNAAKPKALEIFIQYILPTFLLSYIVFIFFLVNKLNDSFAVNNNKIEDVSELTLKEPKTGVIRKKRALSDKEVKRLFSNQHQNILYLNKTIDSLQKQVNKINEIHTTATLDLKNQVNSLQPQVNSIVLHITVVLLGFILLFFMKNVTD